A region of Pyxidicoccus parkwaysis DNA encodes the following proteins:
- a CDS encoding class I SAM-dependent methyltransferase: MGGNDARGRTPLSLVGQEPDLLFYTRQASEHGGPVLVLGAANGRVVWALAEHGITTVGVDPSEVMIRSAEERRASESAEVSNRARFQVADLRSLRLPDRFPLVLAPQHALGLMPGNDDLEAFLATVRYHLAPGGTFVYDVLNTPREPVLPRDDEEPNAGLEPRRPLFALHLRERKPPGGSSPIRRLKLRHFSPEELDTALTAAGLVPRERYGRFDGKPFDLEDSRHIGIAGP, translated from the coding sequence ATGGGTGGGAACGACGCGCGGGGCCGGACGCCGCTTTCACTGGTGGGACAGGAGCCGGACCTCCTCTTCTACACGCGGCAGGCGAGCGAGCACGGCGGGCCCGTGCTGGTGCTGGGCGCAGCCAACGGCCGCGTGGTGTGGGCCCTGGCCGAGCACGGCATCACCACCGTGGGCGTGGACCCGTCCGAGGTCATGATTCGCTCCGCCGAGGAGCGCCGCGCCTCCGAGTCCGCCGAGGTCTCCAACCGCGCCCGCTTCCAGGTGGCGGACCTGCGCTCGCTGCGGCTGCCGGACCGCTTCCCGCTGGTGCTCGCCCCGCAGCACGCGCTGGGGCTGATGCCGGGCAACGACGACCTCGAGGCCTTCCTCGCCACGGTGCGCTACCACCTCGCGCCCGGAGGCACCTTCGTCTACGACGTGCTCAACACGCCCCGCGAGCCGGTGCTCCCGCGCGACGACGAGGAGCCCAACGCCGGCCTGGAGCCGCGCCGCCCGCTGTTCGCCCTGCACCTGCGTGAGCGCAAGCCGCCCGGCGGCTCCAGCCCCATCCGCCGCCTCAAGCTGCGGCACTTCTCTCCCGAGGAACTGGACACGGCCCTCACCGCCGCCGGCCTCGTTCCGCGCGAGCGCTACGGCCGCTTCGACGGCAAGCCCTTCGATTTGGAGGACTCGCGCCACATCGGCATCGCCGGGCCCTGA
- a CDS encoding amidohydrolase family protein, whose translation MRTPFLLLALAAACATVPEAPPTSEKPTPPPAPARVWKQPRAVVVRHATVMPASGPAIEDGAVSFVDGRLAAVGRNADVVSPPGAEEVDGTGLYVTPGIIDAHSHLGVYASPSTFSNDDGNEATAPVTAEVSAEHGFWPQDPGLRRAAAGGITSLLVLPGSANLIGGRGFPAKLHFGRSAAEMRFPGAKDVLKMACGENPRRVYGEGKKMAPATRMGNVAGYRQAFAQAREYMNKWEDWRKKQKEKPDEAGPEPLRDLKLETLAEVLRGNILVQNHCYRADEMAVMLQVAEEAGYQIRAFHHALEAYKLRDRLAEKNVAVATWADWWGFKMEAWDGIPENAALVSQAGGKAVIHSDSEYGIQRLNQEAGKAMWRARESGIPVTEEEALRWVTLHPAWVMGVDGVTGSLEPGKMADVVLWKGHPLSVYARAQRVWADGVVTYDAATGAVEASDFEVGDSAANAAKLVAGAAPAPSLEELGLTARCDAGACARPLPLAQEACTAFQDVTAFTGATWLQGATVVVKDGKVQSVLVGHVPVPAGCAAVDGKGRLLTPGLIDPLTELGLVEVGAEESTQDEALRGDAAKQDVRAALQAADSVNAASAVFPVVRLGGVTGAVSAPQGGLVSGQSAFVTTDGTVRQTPLAMHLNLGRAGRDAVSGSRALVLERVRELLFDAREYGRRKADFEQRRMRDVAASRLDLEALQPVLAGKLPVVVRADRVSDIRATLTLAKEYGLKPIIAGGGEAWMVAQELAAAKVPVILQPTRNLPADFDRLSSRGDAAALLRAAGVKVLISVMGEPPMVRTLAQEAGNAVAWGLPHADALRAVTQDVAEAYSLDGGRIAPGAPADLVLWNGDPLESSSRPVGMWLAGKQVPLTSRQQALFEKYKTLAK comes from the coding sequence ATGCGCACCCCCTTCCTGCTGCTGGCGCTGGCCGCCGCCTGCGCCACCGTCCCCGAAGCGCCCCCCACCTCGGAGAAGCCCACCCCGCCGCCCGCGCCCGCTCGCGTCTGGAAGCAGCCCCGCGCGGTGGTGGTCCGTCACGCCACGGTGATGCCCGCCAGCGGGCCGGCCATCGAAGACGGCGCGGTGTCCTTCGTGGACGGCAGACTTGCCGCGGTGGGTCGTAATGCGGACGTCGTCTCGCCCCCGGGGGCCGAGGAGGTGGACGGCACCGGCCTGTACGTCACGCCCGGTATCATCGATGCGCACAGTCACCTCGGCGTGTACGCCTCGCCATCCACTTTCTCAAACGATGACGGCAACGAGGCCACCGCGCCGGTGACGGCCGAGGTGTCCGCGGAGCACGGCTTCTGGCCGCAGGACCCGGGGCTGCGGCGCGCGGCGGCGGGGGGCATCACCTCGCTGCTGGTGCTGCCGGGCAGCGCCAACCTGATTGGCGGGCGTGGGTTCCCGGCGAAGCTGCACTTCGGCCGCTCGGCGGCGGAGATGCGTTTCCCTGGAGCGAAAGACGTCCTGAAGATGGCTTGCGGAGAGAACCCGCGGCGCGTGTACGGCGAGGGGAAGAAGATGGCGCCCGCCACGCGCATGGGCAACGTGGCCGGCTACCGGCAGGCCTTCGCGCAGGCGCGCGAGTACATGAACAAGTGGGAGGACTGGCGCAAGAAGCAGAAGGAGAAGCCGGACGAGGCGGGCCCCGAGCCGCTGCGTGACTTGAAGCTGGAGACGCTGGCCGAAGTCCTGCGCGGCAACATCCTGGTGCAGAACCACTGCTACCGCGCGGACGAGATGGCGGTGATGCTCCAGGTGGCGGAGGAAGCGGGCTACCAGATTCGCGCCTTCCACCACGCGCTGGAGGCCTACAAGCTGCGTGACAGGCTCGCGGAGAAGAACGTGGCGGTGGCCACGTGGGCGGACTGGTGGGGCTTCAAGATGGAGGCCTGGGACGGCATCCCGGAGAACGCCGCGCTGGTGTCGCAGGCGGGCGGGAAGGCCGTCATCCACTCGGATTCGGAGTACGGAATCCAGCGGTTGAACCAGGAGGCGGGCAAGGCGATGTGGCGGGCGCGCGAGTCCGGCATCCCCGTCACCGAGGAGGAGGCGCTGCGCTGGGTGACGCTCCATCCCGCGTGGGTGATGGGCGTGGACGGCGTCACGGGCTCGCTGGAGCCGGGGAAGATGGCGGACGTGGTGCTGTGGAAGGGGCACCCGCTGAGCGTCTACGCGCGGGCGCAGCGCGTGTGGGCGGACGGCGTCGTCACCTATGACGCCGCCACCGGTGCGGTGGAGGCGAGCGACTTCGAGGTGGGCGACAGCGCGGCCAATGCCGCGAAGCTCGTGGCCGGCGCCGCGCCCGCGCCGTCGCTGGAGGAATTGGGCCTGACCGCGCGCTGCGACGCGGGGGCGTGTGCCCGGCCGCTGCCGCTGGCGCAGGAGGCGTGCACCGCGTTCCAGGACGTGACGGCCTTCACCGGCGCCACGTGGCTGCAGGGCGCGACGGTGGTGGTGAAGGACGGGAAGGTGCAGAGCGTGCTGGTGGGACACGTGCCGGTGCCCGCGGGCTGCGCGGCGGTGGACGGGAAGGGGCGGCTGCTCACGCCGGGGCTCATCGACCCGCTGACGGAGCTGGGGCTGGTGGAGGTGGGCGCGGAGGAGTCCACGCAGGACGAGGCGCTGCGCGGAGACGCGGCGAAGCAGGACGTGCGCGCGGCGCTGCAGGCCGCGGACAGCGTCAACGCGGCGTCGGCCGTCTTCCCGGTGGTGCGGCTGGGCGGAGTCACCGGCGCGGTGTCCGCTCCGCAGGGCGGGCTGGTGTCGGGGCAGAGCGCCTTCGTCACGACGGACGGCACCGTGCGCCAGACTCCGCTCGCCATGCACCTCAACCTGGGGCGGGCGGGCAGGGACGCGGTGTCCGGCTCGCGGGCGCTGGTGCTGGAGCGGGTGCGGGAGCTGCTGTTCGACGCGCGCGAGTACGGCCGGCGCAAGGCGGACTTCGAGCAGCGCCGCATGCGCGACGTGGCGGCGAGCCGTCTGGATTTGGAGGCGCTGCAGCCGGTGCTGGCGGGGAAGCTGCCGGTGGTGGTGAGGGCGGACCGCGTCTCGGACATCCGCGCGACGCTGACGCTGGCGAAGGAGTACGGGCTCAAGCCCATCATCGCCGGAGGCGGCGAGGCGTGGATGGTGGCGCAGGAGCTGGCGGCGGCGAAGGTGCCCGTGATTCTCCAGCCCACGCGGAACCTGCCGGCGGACTTCGACCGGCTGAGCAGCCGGGGCGACGCGGCGGCGCTGCTGCGCGCGGCGGGGGTGAAGGTGCTCATCTCCGTCATGGGCGAGCCGCCCATGGTGCGCACGCTGGCGCAGGAGGCGGGCAACGCGGTGGCGTGGGGCCTGCCGCACGCGGACGCGCTGCGCGCGGTGACGCAGGACGTGGCGGAGGCGTACAGCCTCGACGGGGGACGCATTGCCCCTGGTGCCCCCGCGGACCTCGTGCTGTGGAATGGAGACCCGCTGGAGTCGTCGTCCCGTCCGGTGGGCATGTGGCTCGCCGGGAAGCAGGTGCCGCTCACCAGCCGTCAGCAGGCGCTGTTCGAGAAGTACAAGACGCTGGCGAAGTAG
- a CDS encoding response regulator transcription factor, translated as MTEKTRRILVVEDDLSILAGLSMNLRFEGYEVLQAQDGRTGLARALDDAPDLMVLDIMLPELNGYELLKELRQRGRDTPVVVLSAKGMETDKILGLNLGADDYVVKPFGLQELLARIKAVLRRRYPTSGAAPPPVTFGDVTVDMAARTVARNGTPVELTAQEFKLLAHFLGHPGRTFTRDELLSGAWGYHYEGSARTVDNFMRQLRLKFEPDPEEPRHFLTVRGLGYRFER; from the coding sequence ATGACGGAGAAGACACGGCGCATCCTGGTGGTCGAGGACGACCTGTCCATCCTCGCCGGCCTGTCCATGAACCTGCGCTTCGAGGGCTACGAGGTGCTCCAGGCGCAGGACGGCCGCACGGGCCTGGCGCGCGCGCTGGACGACGCGCCGGACCTGATGGTGCTGGACATCATGCTGCCGGAGCTCAACGGCTACGAGCTCCTCAAGGAATTGCGCCAGCGCGGCCGCGACACGCCCGTGGTGGTGCTGTCCGCCAAGGGCATGGAGACGGACAAGATTCTGGGCCTCAACCTGGGCGCGGACGACTACGTGGTGAAGCCGTTCGGCCTCCAGGAATTGCTGGCGCGAATCAAAGCCGTGCTGCGCCGGCGCTACCCCACGTCGGGCGCGGCGCCTCCGCCGGTGACGTTCGGCGATGTGACGGTGGACATGGCCGCGCGCACGGTGGCGCGCAACGGCACGCCGGTGGAGCTGACGGCGCAGGAGTTCAAGCTGCTGGCCCACTTCCTCGGCCACCCGGGGCGGACGTTCACGCGGGACGAGCTGCTCTCCGGCGCGTGGGGCTACCACTACGAGGGCAGCGCGCGCACCGTGGACAACTTCATGCGCCAGCTGAGGCTGAAGTTCGAGCCGGACCCGGAGGAGCCCCGCCACTTCCTCACCGTGCGCGGGCTGGGCTACCGCTTCGAGCGCTGA
- a CDS encoding DUF3332 domain-containing protein, with the protein MKRPSPWLAVLCAGFISMHATGCFGQFKLTQKIWQFNKNISGEKFVQWLMFLVLVIVPVYEIGALIDSLIINSIEFWSGSNPVGSVDGTDDGTRVVKLSPTDTLRLSRDADTGVMRIELDREGQEPVVRYFEPLEDGMVARDEAGNLLVQARAAADGAVAVTDAAGTTLTVHASEAMQLARRIYEEGGAEALAKYSVAQASVSRGLALNACVAP; encoded by the coding sequence ATGAAGCGTCCTTCCCCCTGGCTCGCCGTGCTGTGCGCGGGATTCATCTCCATGCATGCAACGGGCTGCTTCGGCCAGTTCAAGCTCACGCAGAAAATCTGGCAGTTCAACAAGAACATTTCGGGCGAGAAGTTCGTGCAGTGGCTGATGTTCCTCGTCCTCGTCATCGTACCCGTCTATGAGATTGGCGCGCTCATCGACTCGCTCATCATCAACAGCATCGAGTTCTGGTCCGGCAGCAACCCCGTGGGCAGCGTCGACGGCACGGATGACGGCACGCGCGTGGTGAAGCTCAGCCCCACCGACACGCTGCGCCTGTCGCGCGACGCGGACACGGGCGTCATGCGCATCGAATTGGACCGCGAGGGCCAGGAGCCCGTCGTGCGCTACTTCGAGCCCCTGGAGGACGGAATGGTGGCGCGTGACGAGGCCGGCAACCTGCTCGTCCAGGCGCGCGCGGCGGCCGATGGCGCGGTGGCCGTGACGGACGCGGCCGGCACCACCCTCACCGTGCACGCCAGCGAGGCGATGCAGCTCGCCCGCCGCATCTACGAGGAGGGCGGCGCCGAGGCCCTCGCGAAGTACTCCGTGGCGCAGGCCTCCGTGTCTCGCGGCCTCGCGCTCAACGCCTGCGTGGCTCCGTAG
- a CDS encoding M15 family metallopeptidase has protein sequence MTVHFAAVLLLLAPHVAEARESGSMGGGSPVRVQQHPDYVGRAVATAAHPLADAGAVADPVVLEGSGIVAGARSLADAGVVAGARTLADAGIVAGARSLADGDAASVEPPPARLTCLAKWYPAVVPVRAESGWSFRLPDGRTYPFDDGRVKSLAQKLESPDLEDTLSIPYRTGPLNPVTREDDDPGRIRFDPLFLATYGASEAKVDVVPVLILGQRLKVHRTAAPAFQRVGRRLEALLAKDASLKPFLVNLGGTFNWRTIANTRRRSAHSFGVSIDLNPAHAHFWEWQQPKTPLRWRNTVPQAVVEAFEAEGFIWGGRWYHYDTMHFEYRPELLDPACAPR, from the coding sequence GTGACTGTGCACTTTGCAGCTGTGCTGCTGTTGCTCGCGCCGCATGTGGCCGAGGCCCGCGAGTCGGGGTCCATGGGCGGCGGCAGCCCTGTCCGCGTGCAACAACACCCAGACTACGTCGGTCGCGCGGTCGCCACCGCCGCGCATCCGCTCGCGGATGCAGGAGCCGTTGCGGACCCGGTTGTCCTCGAGGGCTCGGGCATCGTCGCCGGTGCGAGAAGCCTCGCGGACGCAGGCGTCGTCGCGGGTGCGAGAACCCTCGCGGATGCAGGCATCGTCGCGGGTGCGAGAAGCCTCGCGGACGGGGACGCCGCGTCGGTGGAGCCGCCGCCCGCGCGGCTCACGTGCCTGGCGAAGTGGTACCCCGCCGTGGTGCCGGTGCGCGCGGAGTCCGGCTGGAGCTTCCGTCTCCCCGACGGCCGCACGTACCCGTTCGACGACGGGCGCGTGAAGTCCCTCGCGCAGAAGCTGGAGTCCCCCGACCTGGAGGACACGCTCTCCATTCCCTACCGCACCGGCCCGCTCAACCCGGTGACACGCGAGGACGACGACCCGGGCCGCATCCGCTTCGACCCGCTCTTCCTCGCCACCTACGGCGCTTCCGAAGCGAAGGTGGACGTGGTGCCCGTGCTCATCCTCGGGCAGCGCTTGAAGGTCCACCGCACGGCGGCGCCCGCCTTCCAGCGCGTGGGCAGGCGGCTGGAGGCGCTGCTCGCGAAGGACGCCTCACTGAAGCCCTTCCTCGTGAATCTCGGAGGCACCTTCAACTGGCGCACCATCGCCAACACGCGGCGGCGGAGCGCGCACTCCTTCGGCGTGTCCATCGACCTGAACCCGGCGCACGCGCACTTCTGGGAGTGGCAGCAGCCCAAGACGCCGCTGCGCTGGCGCAACACCGTGCCCCAGGCCGTGGTGGAAGCCTTCGAGGCGGAAGGCTTCATCTGGGGAGGGCGCTGGTACCACTACGACACGATGCACTTCGAGTACCGGCCGGAGCTGTTGGACCCGGCCTGCGCACCGCGCTGA
- a CDS encoding sigma 54-interacting transcriptional regulator, translating into MPALPPAPIPTHTVVGARAQGERLSAQHFNLVLLDTERAGTVFPLANEALSVGKAPDNDVVIDHPTVSRNHLVVRRQGDRFLVQDLGSTNGTFLDGAQVREAYLRPGALLEVGDVRLRFSPQVSPVQVEPTAEDRLGDLVGRSLPMRQIFALLQRIAPTDSTVLLVGETGSGKGAAAKAIHKLSPRSPGPLVVFDCASVSDSLIESELFGHEKGAFTGAVGQRIGCLERANGGTLFLDEIDDLALDLQPKLLRAIEDREFRRLGSSSPISFDARIIVASKKDLWAETQASRFREDLYFRLSVFTFSLPALRDRKEDIPLLVDAFAGEGLWSRLPEKIREQFTGHTWPGNVRELRNALERARHMVDIPELAGDTLLREFTREAPAAAGDFLPVEFTGPFKVCKDELIRAFEREYLTRLLGRARGNIARAAREAELDRKHLYSLLHKYGLVQSEGD; encoded by the coding sequence ATGCCCGCCCTCCCCCCAGCCCCCATCCCCACCCACACCGTCGTCGGCGCTCGGGCCCAGGGGGAACGGCTGTCCGCTCAGCACTTCAATCTCGTTCTCCTCGACACCGAGCGCGCTGGCACCGTCTTCCCTCTCGCCAATGAGGCGCTGAGCGTGGGGAAGGCGCCTGACAACGACGTCGTCATCGACCACCCCACGGTGAGCCGCAATCACCTGGTGGTGCGCCGCCAGGGCGACCGCTTCCTCGTGCAGGACCTCGGCTCCACCAACGGCACCTTCCTCGACGGAGCGCAGGTGCGCGAGGCGTACCTGCGCCCCGGCGCGCTGCTCGAGGTGGGCGACGTCCGCCTGCGCTTCAGCCCGCAGGTGTCCCCCGTGCAGGTGGAGCCCACCGCCGAGGACCGCCTCGGGGATCTGGTGGGCCGCAGCCTGCCCATGCGGCAGATTTTCGCGCTGCTCCAGCGCATCGCCCCCACCGACTCCACCGTGCTGCTGGTGGGCGAGACGGGCTCCGGCAAGGGCGCCGCCGCCAAGGCCATCCACAAGTTGAGCCCCCGTTCACCCGGGCCGCTCGTCGTCTTCGACTGCGCCAGCGTCTCCGACTCCCTCATCGAGAGCGAGCTGTTCGGCCACGAGAAGGGCGCCTTCACCGGCGCCGTCGGTCAGCGCATCGGCTGCCTGGAGCGCGCCAACGGCGGCACCCTCTTCCTCGACGAAATCGACGACCTCGCGCTCGACTTGCAGCCCAAGCTGCTGCGCGCGATTGAGGACCGCGAGTTCCGCCGGCTCGGCTCGTCGTCGCCCATCTCCTTCGACGCGCGCATCATCGTCGCGAGCAAGAAGGACCTGTGGGCAGAGACGCAGGCGAGCCGCTTCCGCGAGGACCTCTACTTCCGCCTCTCCGTCTTCACCTTCAGCCTGCCCGCGCTGAGAGACCGCAAGGAGGACATTCCCCTCCTGGTGGATGCCTTCGCCGGAGAGGGGCTGTGGAGCCGGCTGCCGGAGAAGATTCGCGAGCAGTTCACGGGGCACACGTGGCCGGGCAACGTGCGCGAGTTGCGCAACGCCCTGGAGCGCGCGCGGCACATGGTGGACATCCCCGAGCTGGCCGGGGACACGCTCCTGCGCGAGTTCACCCGCGAGGCCCCCGCCGCCGCCGGTGACTTCCTCCCCGTGGAATTCACCGGCCCGTTCAAGGTCTGCAAGGACGAGCTGATTCGCGCCTTCGAGCGCGAGTACCTCACGCGCCTCCTGGGCCGCGCGCGCGGCAACATCGCCCGCGCCGCTCGCGAGGCGGAGCTGGACCGCAAGCACCTCTACTCGCTGCTGCACAAGTACGGGCTGGTGCAGAGCGAGGGAGACTGA
- a CDS encoding PrsW family intramembrane metalloprotease, producing MSVLVLGGSAVVPSLLLFWYVYARDKRPEPHGLLLRTFLLGALICAPVIPTAHVLQALGEPFAVGLWSSAAVRAFLGAAIPEELFKFLVLSLYVWRKPAFDEPLDGVVYGATASLGFATLENILYVGEHGLGVALLRALTAVPGHAFTGVIMGAFVGRAKLASPEQRFGLLAAGLGQATLLHGAYDLFIMTNTGFAVLSLGVLLVEVQWGRKLYRALQTEQLELMAAPAELYVAEGAMALHGPGMQVATASAVMVATQRPAPRVVEPPRTMGAWVKLILGGLGLTASSLWLLVVFAALSEEWVSTVEGMLGWGVITAGSLGFALFFLWLFRSGLRGPRALPER from the coding sequence ATGTCGGTGCTGGTGCTCGGTGGTTCGGCGGTCGTCCCGTCGCTGCTGCTCTTCTGGTACGTCTACGCGCGGGACAAGCGGCCCGAGCCGCATGGCCTGCTGCTGCGCACGTTCCTCCTCGGCGCCCTCATCTGCGCTCCCGTGATTCCCACGGCCCACGTGCTCCAGGCGCTCGGCGAGCCCTTCGCCGTGGGCCTCTGGAGCTCCGCCGCCGTGAGGGCCTTCCTCGGCGCCGCCATCCCCGAGGAGCTCTTCAAGTTCCTCGTCCTCTCCCTCTACGTCTGGCGCAAGCCCGCCTTCGACGAGCCGCTCGACGGCGTGGTGTACGGCGCCACCGCTTCACTCGGCTTCGCCACGCTGGAGAACATCCTCTACGTCGGCGAGCACGGCCTGGGCGTGGCCCTGCTGCGCGCCCTCACCGCCGTGCCAGGGCATGCCTTCACCGGCGTCATCATGGGCGCCTTCGTCGGCCGCGCGAAGCTCGCGTCGCCCGAGCAGCGCTTCGGTCTGCTCGCCGCGGGGCTCGGTCAGGCCACGCTCCTGCACGGCGCCTACGACTTGTTCATCATGACGAACACGGGCTTCGCCGTGCTCTCGCTGGGCGTGCTGCTCGTCGAGGTGCAGTGGGGCCGCAAGCTCTACCGCGCCCTCCAGACGGAGCAGCTCGAGCTCATGGCCGCGCCCGCGGAATTGTACGTCGCAGAGGGCGCCATGGCGCTGCACGGTCCCGGCATGCAGGTGGCCACCGCGAGCGCCGTCATGGTGGCAACGCAGCGCCCGGCCCCGCGCGTCGTCGAGCCCCCGCGCACGATGGGCGCGTGGGTGAAGCTCATTCTCGGGGGCCTGGGCCTGACGGCGAGCAGTCTGTGGCTGCTCGTCGTCTTCGCCGCCCTGTCCGAGGAGTGGGTGAGCACGGTGGAGGGAATGCTCGGCTGGGGAGTCATCACGGCCGGCTCCCTCGGCTTCGCGCTGTTCTTCCTGTGGCTGTTCCGCTCGGGACTGCGAGGGCCGAGGGCCCTCCCCGAGCGGTAG